A window of the Eretmochelys imbricata isolate rEreImb1 chromosome 7, rEreImb1.hap1, whole genome shotgun sequence genome harbors these coding sequences:
- the CXCL12 gene encoding stromal cell-derived factor 1, which yields MDGKALALLTCLLLSLSPSEEKPVSLTYRCPCRFYESNVAKANIKHLKILTTPNCSLQIVARLKNNSKQVCIDPKLKWIQEYLEKALNK from the exons ATGGACGGGAAAGCCCTGGCGCTGCTCACTtgtctgctgctctctctctccccctcggAGG AGAAACCCGTCAGCCTGACCTACCGATGCCCCTGCAGGTTCTACGAGAGCAACGTGGCTAAAGCCAACATCAAGCACCTCAAAATCCTGACCACCCCGAATTGCTCGCTGCAGATTGT AGCAAGGCTGAAGAACAACAGTAAGCAAGTGTGCATTGATCCGAAGTTAAAGTGGATTCAGGAATATCTGGAGAAAGCTTTAAACAAGTAA